The region GGGCAACATCAGCCCCGCAGCTCGCTGATCCTCTCCATGAACGCCACCACTCTGTCATAGTCAACGCTCTTCCTCCAGTCGCCGCCATGTTTGAAGTGGGAGCCGACGATCATGGCGCTGGCCTCCGCGTATGTCTCCACATTGTCCAGCGTCACCCCAGATCCGACGAGCGCGGGGATGCGGACGGAGCGCTGCACCTCTAGGATGCAAAGAAAAGGGTCAGAAAACAACTTTTTCCCACAATTTTCAAAGCCTCCTGAGAATCTGCCACTGATACTTCTCACAGCTgggagtttgttacaatgtatcagcgcagGGAAAGTGCAAAACACAAGAGAACGTCACTGGACAGTCGGGTTGTATCTGCGCTGATGCAATAGTAGCGAAGCCCCAGCTGTGAGGCAGCAGCTGTCATTGATCCCCGTACTCCACCTTTCAGTTCCGCCGGATCGGCTTCTTGCCCGGTCGTAACTCCAGTCAGTATGACGCCATCCGCTAAGAAGAACTCCGCCGCCCTCGCCATCTCCGAGATCGAGACGTCAGCCGTCACGGCGTGGGAGCTGAGAACAGACATTGCCTTAAAGGGGCCATCCGAAAAAATTAGCCGCACAACGCTCTCatagtttttttccttttttcaggaTCTCCGCTTGCTGTAAACAATCTGGTTGCGGGTCACCCACCGTCCGCTCACACTGACCTGTGCTTCTTCTTAATGTCGGCAAAGACCTGGATGTGTTCAGCACCGATCTCCTTGCGATAACGCAGCAGATCCCCGGCGCAGGCGTTCACCAGGCCTTCATCAGCAACGTGAGAGAAGACAAAGCCCTCGGCTCGGATGAAGTCCAGCCCTGCACCACAGCAAAG is a window of Ranitomeya variabilis isolate aRanVar5 chromosome 2, aRanVar5.hap1, whole genome shotgun sequence DNA encoding:
- the LOC143807312 gene encoding uncharacterized protein F13E9.13, mitochondrial-like isoform X1, which produces MTFLQLFGRWRSIVIGMVHLKALPGSPGCTLPVGQVVEQACKEAEVYRKAGIVSNALSFVIQDGLIVENMNDVPYTLHIGPEVTASMAAVCAAVRQTCPRLPLGVQVLACGNQQALAVALAAGLDFIRAEGFVFSHVADEGLVNACAGDLLRYRKEIGAEHIQVFADIKKKHSSHAVTADVSISEMARAAEFFLADGVILTGVTTGQEADPAELKEVQRSVRIPALVGSGVTLDNVETYAEASAMIVGSHFKHGGDWRKSVDYDRVVAFMERISELRG
- the LOC143807312 gene encoding uncharacterized protein F13E9.13, mitochondrial-like isoform X2; amino-acid sequence: MTFLQLFGRWRSIVIGMVHLKALPGSPGCTLPVGQVVEQACKEAEVYRKAGIDGLIVENMNDVPYTLHIGPEVTASMAAVCAAVRQTCPRLPLGVQVLACGNQQALAVALAAGLDFIRAEGFVFSHVADEGLVNACAGDLLRYRKEIGAEHIQVFADIKKKHSSHAVTADVSISEMARAAEFFLADGVILTGVTTGQEADPAELKEVQRSVRIPALVGSGVTLDNVETYAEASAMIVGSHFKHGGDWRKSVDYDRVVAFMERISELRG